The proteins below come from a single Gossypium raimondii isolate GPD5lz chromosome 2, ASM2569854v1, whole genome shotgun sequence genomic window:
- the LOC105788630 gene encoding protein NBR1 homolog, translated as MESNLVIKVKYGNTLRRFNARIVDGEHLDLNMTGLRAKIMGLFNFPFDSELTLTYIDEDGDIVTLVDDDDLCDVMRQRLKFLRINVQLNNDKLSKPYTRSSGGSTPLRSPSVQPPLPSFNTASADALNSVPEPLRDALSEVFSKLSVEVASKAASASPLLGDLLESLSKMGQSYLSPASQPGVGADSGIPVGSSESPSGPSAPTGVLPKFTAVDSSFKTGKEANTGNAADVVDVPVGFYPGTVDLNAGPPYDANLSGYTTMPSGPSAPNICAHNDKKNTKENNGRNKGKSVSMDAATPFVDTTRKDYPSNECPFSGVPVANGPTVPPFSYYPFSPSKRSFVSTDGNVLFGTFHKGVQCDGCGVLPITGPRFKSKVNDNYDLCSICFSKMGNEADYIRMDKPMHYRHPWCFRASNDHVPRVGPALPHVLRNRVLKLSRPKLESHFILDVNVLDGTVMAPSTPFTKIWRMRNNGTLPWYRGMQLVWIGGDKLTNAISVDIDIPAEGVPLDGDLDIVVDFTAPELPGRYVSYWRMASESGIKFGQRVWVLIHVDSSLKDSSCDNLQGFNLNLPPESSGQKDSHIADMNADFVTELCSSGAGPVPVKHMVTEQSTKEQTVNNSDVPDPVPTSSFASYPIIDQSVVVPVSQPPIQSSSEAYPISDQGISVPAVPQTPPSSVSYPIIDFSEAAPVGPSQVPHPAISVQAPSQGESENIVEQSLLKELEDMGFKQVDLNKDILRRNEYDLEKSVDDLCGVAEWDPILEELQEMGFCDAETNKKLLKKNNGSIKGVVMDLLTGEGA; from the exons ATGGAATCTAATCTCGTTATCAAG GTTAAGTATGGAAATACTCTAAGGCGTTTCAATGCTCGAATTGTTGATGGTGAACACCTGGATCTTAATATGACTGGACTAAGGGCAAAAATTATGGGGCttttcaattttccttttgatAGTGAACTTACTCTGACATATATTGATGAAGATGGGGATATTGTTACccttgttgatgatgatgatttgtGTGATGTGATGAGGCAACGCCTTAAATTCTTGAGGATTAATGTGCAGCTAAATAATGACAAGCTCAGTAAACCTTACACAAGATCAAGTGGTGGTTCTACTCCCTTGAGATCTCCATCTGTTCAGCCTCCGTTGCCAAGCTTTAATACTGCTTCTGCTGATGCACTGAATTCTGTACCAGAGCCTCTTCGTGATGCTCTAAGTGAAGTTTTCTCAAAGCTTTCCGTAGAAGTTGCTTCAAAAGCTGCATCCGCCAGTCCATTGTTGGGTGATCTTTTGGAGTCCTTGTCTAAGATGGGACAATCCTACTTGAGTCCTGCTTCCCAACCTGGAGTTGGTGCTGATTCTGGCATTCCTGTTGGATCTTCTGAGAGCCCTTCTGGACCATCTGCTCCAACTGGtgttttaccaaaatttacagcTGTTGATTCAAGCTTCAAGACTGGCAAGGAAGCCAACACTGGAAACGCAGCAGATGTTGTGGATGTACCTGTTGGTTTTTATCCAGGTACTGTTGATTTGAATGCTGGCCCTCCTTATGATGCCAACCTTTCTGGATATACTACCATGCCCTCTGGACCATCTGCACCGAACATTTGTGCTCATAATGACAAGAAAAACACAAAGGAGAACAATGGACGTAACAAGGGGAAGAGTGTGAGCATGGATGCAGCAACTCCCTTTGTTGATACTACAAGGAAAGATTATCCTTCAAATGAATGTCCCTTCAGTGGAGTGCCTGTAGCAAATGGCCCTACTGTGCCTCCGTTTTCGTACTATCCCTTTAGTCCAAGTAAAAGGAGCTTTGTATCGACTGATGGAAATGTCTTGTTTGGTACATTCCACAAGGGAGTTCAGTGTGATGGTTGTGGGGTTCTTCCCATTACTGGACCTCGGTTCAAGTCTAAAGT AAACGACAACTATGATCTATGCAGCATCTGCTTTTCTAAAATGGGAAATGAAGCTGATTATATAAGAATGGACAAGCCTATGCATTACCGGCATCCATGGTGTTTCAGGGCATCAAATGATcat gttCCAAGAGTTGGCCCAGCACTCCCTCATGTCTTGAGGAATCGTGTACTAAAGTTGTCTCGGCCTAAACTAGAAAGTCACTTTATCTTGGATGTCAATGTATTGGATGGGACTGTAATGGCTCCATCTACACCATTTACAAAGATCTGGCGAATGCGCAACAATGGTACTCTGCCCTGGTATCGTGGGATGCAACTTGTCTGGATTGGGGGAGACAAGTTAACAAATGCAATCTCAGTTGATATAGAC ATTCCTGCCGAAGGTGTGCCTCTTGATGGGGACCTGGACATTGTTGTTGATTTTACTGCACCAGAGTTGCCTGGTCGGTATGTTTCTTACTGGAGGATGGCATCTGAATCTGGCATTAAGTTTGGACAACGTGTTTGGGTTCTTATCCAT GTTGATTCTTCCCTGAAGGATTCAAGTTGTGATAACCTTCAGGGTTTTAACTTGAATTTGCCGCCTGAAAGCAGTGGCCAAAAAGACTCTCACATTGCGGATATGAATGCTGATTTTGTTACTGAGCTTTGTAGCTCTGGTGCAGGCCCTGTGCCAGTGAAGCACATGGTTACTGAACAATCAACAAAGGAGCAGACAGTAAACAACAGTGATGTCCCAGACCCTGTTCCTACATCCTCATTCGCGAGTTATCCCATCATTGATCAAAGTGTTGTAGTACCTGTTTCCCAACCACCTATACAATCTTCATCTGAGGCATATCCCATCAGTGACCAAGGCATTTCAGTCCCTGCGGTTCCACAAACTCCACCTTCATCTGTGTCTTATCCTATCATTGATTTTTCAGAAGCTGCTCCTGTTGGACCCTCTCAAGTGCCACACCCTGCAATCAGCGTGCAAGCACCTAGTCAAGGGGAGAGTGAAAATATTGTTGAGCAGTCTCTACTTAAGGAACTTGAAGATATGGGGTTCAAGCAGGTTGATTTGAACAAGGACATTTTGAGGAGGAATGAATATGATCTGGAGAAGTCTGTTGATGATCTTTGTGGGGTGGCTGAATGGGATCCGATACTTGAGGAGCTGCAGGAAATG GGTTTCTGTGATGCTGAAACGAACAAGAAGCTGCTGAAGAAGAACAACGGAAGCATCAAGGGAGTTGTCATGGATCTGTTAACAGGAGAAGGtgcttaa